One genomic window of Hydra vulgaris chromosome 03, alternate assembly HydraT2T_AEP includes the following:
- the LOC105845533 gene encoding uncharacterized protein LOC105845533 yields MFCLKLFFVLGGGMVQLVWSKEALLKAIYWEQKPFIFKNSDGNIDGIIPKIFQEGENYCKDELENYTLISFHKQLQSRKMYTNLLRSNVHYGEKDLLEFTQENTIWFPDDSFTTKQNESVKDKGLILFEFIKSEGLAVIVPRYMISLPNKMVRGIYACRQILTLAFMLALLFGMIIWFAECTYNNEFSPFFFKGAGTGLWWSFVSMTTVGYGDIVPRSIAGRMIACFWLFIGVVIAALMTATVSETIHGLDGLNIREKKVSVLEDSYELRAVKEMYAADVVPVETYKEALNLVRNGTVFFAVINADVAAWLQKEIIDDNQDVPLRIITVIPATLYINCLIPANLSKTAKDVFNCMFQQRDEVYTRPYEQFQKNCHNETLYIDSITEMFQKSTLYQLILGFLVVLICLGLGFELWTRGKACSKKPKT; encoded by the coding sequence ATGTTTTGCCTTAAATTATTCTTTGTGCTTGGTGGTGGTATGGTACAACTAGTTTGGTCAAAGGAGGCGTTGTTAAAAGCTATATATTGGGAACAAAAAccctttatatttaaaaattcagacGGAAATATTGATGGTATaataccaaaaatatttcaagaggGAGAAAACTATTGTAAAGACGAACTTGAAAATTATACTCTAATATCATTTCATAAACAACTTCAGTCAAGAAAGATGTATACAAATCTTCTGCGTTCAAACGTGCATTATGGTGAAAAGGACTTGCTAGAATTTACTCAAGAAAATACTATTTGGTTTCCAGACGATTCTTTCACTACAAAACAAAATGAAAGTGTAAAAGATaaaggtttaattttatttgaatttattaaatccGAAGGTCTTGCTGTTATTGTTCCGCGTTACATGATTTCATTGCCAAATAAAATGGTTCGCGGAATTTATGCTTGCCGTCAGATACTTACTCTGGCTTTTATGTTGGCATTACTCTTTGGCATGATTATTTGGTTTGCCGAATGCACTTACAACAATGAGTTCTCGCCATTTTTCTTTAAAGGCGCAGGTACTGGTTTATGGTGGAGCTTTGTTTCTATGACTACGGTAGGATACGGGGATATTGTACCTCGGTCGATTGCTGGCAGAATGATAGCTTGCTTCTGGTTATTTATTGGAGTAGTCATTGCTGCCCTTATGACGGCTACTGTTAGCGAAACTATTCATGGTTTAGATGGTTTAAATATTCGCGAGAAAAAAGTTTCTGTACTGGAGGACTCATACGAACTAAGAGCAGTAAAAGAAATGTATGCTGCAGACGTTGTACCTGTCGAAACTTACAAAGAGGCTTTAAACTTGGTTAGAAACGGAACAGTATTTTTCGCTGTTATCAACGCTGATGTTGCAGCATGGCTTCAAAAAGAGATAATTGATGATAACCAGGATGTTCCATTGCGTATTATTACTGTAATTCCTGCAACACTGTACATAAACTGTCTTATACCCGCAAATCTTTCAAAAACTGCAAAAGATGTATTTAACTGCATGTTTCAACAAAGGGACGAGGTTTACACTCGTCCTTACGAGCAGTTTCAGAAGAATTGTCACAATGAGACTTTGTACATTGATTCAATTACCGAAATGTTTCAGAAAAGCACGCTTTATCAACTTATTCTAGGGTTCTTGGTCGTCTTAATATGTTTAGGACTGGGATTTGAACTGTGGACGCGAGGAAAGGCTTGCTCTAAGAAGCCTAAAACTTag
- the LOC136078515 gene encoding uncharacterized protein LOC136078515, producing MNANVLDESSILHLLALNLPSDLSWKPYIKPIAKLVSAKVEFLYRVRHFITLGSILYLYKSQIRLCMEYCCHILVGSFNDDLSLLDKVQKRIVNIVGPALAANLQLLLHRGNVASLSLFYKYYNGTALKS from the coding sequence atgaacgctaatgtactcgatgagtcatctatcCTTCATCTTCTAGCATTAAATCTtccttctgatctttcttggaaaccatatatcaaacccattgcaaaattagtatcGGCAAAGGTTGAATTTCTTTATCGTGTTCGCCACTTTATTACTCTGggttctattctttatctctataaatctcaaatccgtctttgtatggaatactgttgccatatcttaGTTGGATCTTTCAATGATgacctttctcttttagacaaggttcaaaaacgcattgtaaacatagttggacctgctcttgcagccaatctccaattATTATTACATCGTGGTAATGTTgcctctctttctcttttttacaaatactataatggcactgctctaaagagctag
- the LOC105845532 gene encoding uncharacterized protein LOC105845532, which produces MISLKIILLLSKLVYECRLEDALLEAIFYEQKPFIFKTSNGSIDGIIPKMFNEGEYYCFNESNKKFISFKTLLSSREEFQNLLHSESHRDKNDLLNVTDETQIWFPDDLYNVTNKEHKKSKNLVSFQIMKSDGLAVIMLRDKISLPSKMLRGIYSCRQVIVLTVMMVLLFGMLIWFIECTYNNEFSLFFVNGAATGLWWSVVSMTTVGYGDVVPRSIPGKVIACVWLFIGVVISCLVTATVTEVVTGLEGLDIYEQKVSVLDNSYELKAAKEMYDADVVPVRTYEEALKLVREQTVFAALMNVDVAAWKQNEIIDDNHEFPLRIVNVVKAHLYINCLISRNLSKSARDVFNCMNVQKDEVYTRSVKSFQRICNTEILYVDSIAEMFQKSTLYQLILGFLVSLICFGLGFEFYTRKKNCNVKEAHDFDQL; this is translated from the coding sequence atgatttcattaaaaataatattgttgttatcaAAATTGGTATATGAATGTCGCTTGGAAGATGCATTGCTTGAAGctatattttatgaacaaaagCCTTTCATATTCAAAACATCTAACGGAAGCATAGATGGTATAATACCAAAGATGTTTAACGAAGGagaatattattgttttaatgaatctaacaaaaaatttatttcttttaaaacacttcTTTCCTCGAGAGAAGAGTTTCAAAATCTTTTGCACTCTGAAAGTCATAGAGACAAAAATGATTTGCTAAATGTTACAGATGAAACACAAATTTGGTTTCCAGATGATTTGTACAATGTAACAAacaaagaacataaaaaaagcaaaaacttagTATCATTTCAAATAATGAAATCTGATGGTCTTGCTGTTATTATGCTCCGCGATAAAATATCTCTACCTTCAAAAATGCTGCGTGGTATTTATTCCTGTCGGCAGGTAATTGTATTGACCGTGATGATGGTGTTGTTATTTGGAATGCTCATCTGGTTTATTGAATGTACTTATAATAAcgaattttcattgttttttgtgAATGGAGCAGCTACAGGACTTTGGTGGAGCGTAGTCTCAATGACTACGGTTGGATATGGGGACGTTGTTCCACGTTCCATTCCTGGCAAAGTAATAGCATGCGTTTGGTTATTTATTGGAGTAGTTATTTCTTGCCTCGTTACTGCAACGGTTACCGAAGTTGTTACAGGTTTAGAGGGTTTAGATATCTACGAACAAAAAGTTTCGGTACTGGATAATTCATATGAACTTAAAGCTGCTAAAGAAATGTACGATGCAGATGTAGTGCCAGTAAGAACATACGAAGAAGCTTTAAAGTTAGTGAGAGAACAAACGGTCTTCGCGGCTCTTATGAACGTTGACGTTGCTGCATggaaacaaaatgaaataattgacGATAATCATGAATTTCCATTACGTATTGTTAACGTAGTTAAAGCGCATTTATACATTAACTGTCTTATCTCAAGGAATTTGTCAAAATCCGCTCGGGATGTATTTAACTGCATGAATGTACAAAAAGACGAAGTTTACACACGATCTGTCAAATCTTTTCAAAGAATTTGTAATACAGAAATTTTGTACGTTGACTCAATAGCAGAAATGTTTCAAAAGAGCACGTTATATCAGCTTATTTTAGGATTTTTGGTTTCACTTATATGTTTCGGATTAGGGTTTGAATTTTATACTCGAAAAAAGAATTGTAATGTAAAAGAGGCGCATGACTTTGATCAACTTTAA
- the LOC100213880 gene encoding TNF receptor-associated factor 5 isoform X2 has translation MSEKQCLLCPEDQTTDEFENFLEDRPTIDKKSDIISLLKLTKDHTKAISQLQERLNNELNKNMLLTSKLDILAQKFESFQTQYFSDMTKKKNEIEKLEHVFEARLELQNSVIDELKLQLQSLRKKFDIKSEDNLQSKKLIDLHDEIPKKLCKKKSNDDASTYSSSLTLLRMPTVYRGETVWRINSFSKKLKKISAGTYEEPSRSEPFSTGTHGYRLAIWAYLNGRGKCSGKYLSLFIRVLASEVDAILPWPVKPCYSFCLLSQDPDPSKRLDFMRIRDLTVKHVGISRPQKDDKSFIVGFDDFIHHDELVEKNFLADDTLFIKCNVEIYNA, from the exons atgagcgAAAAACAATGCCTTTTATGTCCCGAAGATCAAACAACTGATGAATTTGAG aattttttagaaGATCGACCAACGATAGATAAAAAATCGgacattatttctttattaaaattgacaAAAGACCATACCAAAGCTATATCACAGCTACAAGAGCGGTTAAATAAcgaattaaacaaaaacatgcttttaACTTCTAAGCTAGACATACTAGCTCAAAAGTTTGAATCATTTCAAACGCAGTATTTTTCTGATatgacaaagaaaaaaaatgaaatagaaaagtTGGAACATGTATTTGAAGCTCGCCTAGAGCTTCAAAATTCAGTTATTGACGAGTTAAAACTACAGCTTCAGAGTTTGCGCAAGAAATTCGATATAAAAAGTGAGGATAATTTACAatctaaaaagttaattgaCTTGCATGATGAAATTCCAAAGAAACTATGCAAGAAAAAATCGAATGATGACGCGTCTACTTATTCTAGTTCTCTTACACTTCTGCGCATGCCTACAGTGTATAGAGGTGAAACAGTGTGGAGaattaattctttttcaaaaaaattgaaaaaaatttccgCTGGTACATATGAAGAACCAAGCCGTTCAGAGCCGTTTAGTACGGGTACGCATGGTTATAGACTTGCAATATGGGCGTATTTAAATGGGCGAGGTAAATGTTCTGGAAAGTATTTATCATTATTCATACGTGTCTTGGCAAGTGAAGTTGATGCTATCTTACCATGGCCAGTTAAACCTTgctatagtttttgtttattaagtcAAGATCCAGATCCTAGTAAGCGCTTAGATTTTATGCGGATTCGAGATCTAACCGTCAAACATGTTGGAATTAGCAGACCTCAAAAAGATGATAAATCTTTTATAGTTGGTTTTGATGACTTTATTCATCATGATGAATTggtagaaaaaaactttttagctgATGATACACTGTTTATAAAATGCAATGTAGAAATCTATaatgcttga